The following coding sequences are from one Candidatus Syntrophosphaera sp. window:
- the lepB gene encoding signal peptidase I, with translation MNDKQQLKSKIKKQDHKEPAYTITPLPQGKKFRRKKPWLQDWIEAILFAFVVAMIIRNYTFQNFMIPSPSMEKTLLTGDYLVANKLKYYFNDPKREEIVTFRYPKIEEGTPEHPDYSSNFIRIFHPLYINKSTSFGKFPITFFHITYYARKNVVKRVIGMPGDVVEVRDKIVYINGERFERGYECYDIPQPSPPQAPVQIFRHRFKEGQDDGIISHSDWYRDYVVAPDTTGSARKLFNRDWFGPIRVPEGKYFVLGDNRDVSEDSRYWGFLDRSDITGTPWLIFFSKGIEYNKLFDTPHTRWNRIFRLAR, from the coding sequence ATGAACGACAAGCAGCAACTGAAAAGCAAGATCAAGAAACAGGACCACAAAGAGCCTGCCTACACCATCACGCCCCTGCCCCAGGGCAAAAAGTTCCGCCGCAAGAAACCCTGGCTGCAGGACTGGATCGAGGCGATCCTCTTCGCCTTCGTGGTGGCCATGATCATCCGCAACTACACCTTCCAAAACTTCATGATCCCCTCGCCCTCGATGGAAAAGACCCTGCTCACCGGCGACTACCTCGTCGCCAACAAACTCAAGTACTACTTTAACGATCCCAAACGCGAGGAGATCGTCACTTTCCGCTATCCCAAGATCGAAGAGGGCACACCCGAGCATCCTGACTACTCTTCCAACTTCATCCGGATCTTCCATCCCCTCTACATCAACAAATCGACCTCCTTTGGCAAGTTTCCCATCACCTTTTTCCATATCACCTATTACGCCCGCAAGAACGTGGTCAAGCGGGTGATCGGCATGCCGGGGGACGTCGTCGAGGTGCGGGACAAGATCGTCTACATCAATGGAGAGCGCTTTGAGCGGGGCTATGAATGCTACGACATTCCCCAGCCCTCGCCGCCGCAGGCACCGGTGCAGATCTTCCGGCATCGCTTCAAAGAGGGGCAGGACGACGGCATCATCTCCCACAGCGACTGGTACCGCGATTACGTCGTCGCGCCGGATACGACCGGTTCAGCCAGAAAGCTGTTCAACCGCGACTGGTTCGGCCCGATCCGCGTTCCGGAAGGCAAATATTTCGTGCTGGGCGACAACCGTGACGTGAGCGAAGACAGCCGCTACTGGGGATTCCTGGACCGCAGCGACATCACAGGCACGCCCTGGCTGATCTTTTTCTCCAAGGGTATCGAATACAACAAGCTGTTCGATACGCCCCACACCAGATGGAACAGGATCTTCCGCCTGGCCCGTTAG